The Pithys albifrons albifrons isolate INPA30051 chromosome 1, PitAlb_v1, whole genome shotgun sequence genome contains the following window.
AGGACTCCCCTGGCAAAGAGTTTTCCCATGAGGACAGCTCCATGGGACAAGAGTTTTCCGACTGGGAAGAACACAGAGGCTCAGTGCCATCCCGGTGGGAAGATGACAGCGACAGAGAGCTGGAACTGCAGGACTGGCAACAACATGTGACTGTCCACACCATTGAGGTCAAGCCCTTTCGGCAGGAGGACGACGAGTGGGAAGAACTGAgtgtcctggagctgccccaagCAGAAGAGAGAGACGAAAGGCTGTCAGTGCCCGCCCCTCGCCAGGCATGGGCTGAGCTCCGTGTGAACCAACCATGCAGAcgagtgccaggctgggcctctcctccccagctgcagccccaggccgccagaggggatgtggctgcccccagaggggatatGGCTGTCCCCAGAagggatgtggctgcccccagaggggatgtggctgtccccagaggggatatggctgcccccagaggggatgtggctgcccccagagggtatgtggctgtccccagaggggatgtggctgcccccagaggggatgtggctgcccccagaggggatgtggctgcccccaAGAAACGTCCCTCCCGCCTCAGACGGGCACTGCGGGCTCTGGGCAGGCTCTTCCGCTCCTGCCTGGAGGGACAACCCGAGGATTaggccctgccccagggccaggCCCTCCCCAGACATGGCAGGGCGGGCAGCATTTGCCAGGACAAACATCCCTGGTGCACTTCCCAGAGATCAGCACAAGACGGCACAGCACAAGGGCAGGAACGGGGCCAAGAAGTGGCCGTGGACTGGAGGGGCTCAAGagcaccagagacccccaaacctCAGACCTGTTTCAGGAATGACTGAAAGAAGAGAACTAATTGGGACAGAAGGGCAAAACCACCTTCAGGGGGGAACCCtgtccatggaaagggaccCCCAGCAAGCCCAGCACCCTGGACATGACTCAGCCGGACTGACACTCAACaaggactgacatcccatcaccTGGACTGACACTGGATTTGGACTGACACGCCATGAACTGCATTGACACTGCAACTTCCTAAAGCCAACTCACTACTCACAAGATTATTGACTACAGAGATGAATacaggtattttttaatttagatttccTATCTAATGGTGTTGCCCACTCTGAAATACTTGATAAACCCTTCTGCTCTAAATAGGAAGAATGAAAGCTCATGGTTACTGCCCAGCCCTGATTTACATGCAACCAGCTCCTTCCATACCTTTACCTTGTGTACCCCCTGCTTGTTCCTCCCtgttcctcctgccccctgcacGTGTTGCCAGAGTTCCACTGACCCTTTCCTAATATCCCAGACCCTCCCCTTTGCATCCTTAGCAGTTACTgaatcctgcttttccagcactttCTTGATAATGACTCAATGAGTGGGACTGACCTTGAGGTGGAGCTTGAGTGGCTCCAGTCAGACACACCTTTGGTACTAATTGTGGAACATCTTCTTGCTTTGCTCTCCAAGATACAGGCAATAAAGTCTGGAGTCTGTTCTGTCCTCTGTTCTGTGAGGAATCCTCCTGGAATAGATTCCGTGCATACCAACCACATTCCACCCAGGAAGAGGTAACTGAGAGATTGGAGTGGGTCATACACTTATTCTGTCACTGGAGTTTATAAAGGTTCTTGTTGTGCTAGAATTGGATTATTTCAGGTGGCCTTTTCAAATCATTTCCTTGTAGACTCACCAGGGGAGCCCTGGAAGAGAAGCTCAGTGATTCCTGGaatgacaggaaaaggaagaaggaggaggaagatccCTTGGCTCTGCCAGTTGAGGAGATGCAGTGAGTGCCAACCACCtcctgttgttgttgttgtttttcactCAGTCGTGGGAATgagcctttcctgtgccaggcctgATGTTGTTTcccccccaggacaccccagcccAGACGTGGCTCACGCCTGTCTGAGTGGCAGAAGCTCCCGGAGGGCATCGAGCACTTGCCCGAGAAGTGGTCCTGCTGcctgagccctgagcccagTTCAGGTAATGCCACATTCCAGGGAATCCCCACCCCTGCTCCTGGGCCCCTGGTCACCCCTGGTGATGTCAAGCTCTTTCTGCTGGGGGGgtttctctcccttccctcactCAGGAATTGCAATTCCAGCTTTCTCTCAGGATTGTGCCACCAGCATCAGGCCTGGTGAAGAGGATCCAAAGTCCAGGTAAAAATGATGTCAATCTCCTTTAGATGAGCATTGCCCATTAACCCCCAAACTGACAACGATTCCAGCCAAAGCTACAGACAAGGCAGTGAGTTAAATGCTGGAGTAACAATGTCAGCATCGTGTGTTTGCcacatgaaaaagcagaatttccatCCTGCTTTGAGAAGGTGTCTTGTGCTTCTCCCAGCCTTGGAGTTGGCTGAGTCCTGAGCCATCTCCTACCCAGGAGAAAGAAGATTGTGCTCCACCTTGGACACACAAGCAGCTGCATCAAATATCCCTGGGTAAGAGGGTTGAATTTGGTTGCTAAATGCACAGAGTTGTTAGAAAAGCACTTATTTATAATAACACAAGTTGTAAGGGCTCCCCCTCAATAGAAAACAGTGGAATTTGGTGGCAGTCCCATCTCTGCAATAGTGTTTAACTACAGCTTTGGACTCAGACAATACTGAGCTGTGATCAGGTCTGAAGATGTAAAACAAGAGCTCCCTGATTGCTCCTGGCACAACCTGCAGAGAAATCAGCCCAGCACGGTCTGAGGGTGCTCACCCCCTTCTGCCTTCTTTGAGAACAATGGGAGAAGGTGGAACTCAGAGTGTGCCCTCAGGCCCTTGTTCCTCCAGGAAAGGCatttcctggggctgcacatcctccagtgccctgcaggggcacgtCCCTCCCTAGGGATGGAGTGGGAGTTTGATTGGGCCTTCAGAACCCCAAAGGGAACAGCTGAGCCAGACAGACACACGAGTCAGGGCTGTTCTTCCAACACTGACATCCTTCCAACCAACAAGTCAATCACTTCTCACTTTTGCTGCCTGTCTCAGGGCAGTTCTCACTCACAAGGCTGGGTGGCTTTTAGaacttttcctttgtctttcttgCCAGATTGAACTGCTGCAACTGGGACATTGGAAGAAGAACTTGgcatctctttttcctctccctttccctctctctccctcgtAAAgtcatctcttcctttctctcttccctttcacccTTCCCTTTATCCCAAATCCACTAAGTCATTTAGACACTTCATGTGTATTAATTAATTGAGATTAGGAAAATAGGTTACTCTGTTTATAATACTATGAAATAGGCATAGAGAGGAACTAAGGAATACACATATTAGGAACATTTCAGTATAATAGTAGTATAGTATATAGAatatattatatcatattatattacatcacattacattacattataAAATATTGCATAGTAAGGGTGCACTCCATAGAGCTTTCCATAATGGATGCactcacactcacccccacaccTCCCCTACCCTCCAatccccccctttcccctctcccccttcccctctcatctcctccccttccctctcaccCGCTtaccctctccctctcctctcccccctcccctcctctccatttccctctcaatcctccttccctcccctcctctcccctgccctctctgcccctgccctctcctctctcaaGCTCTCTCAACCTCTCTAAACCTCTCCTCTCACCCACAGAAGCAGAGCCTGCCAATGGCGCCGCTTGCCAGGCATTGGCTACAGCAACTGCCATTCCCTCCTCAACGGATCTGCCTGGCCCAGAGCATGGAGTGGGAACCACTGGACAAGAAAGTCACACTTGGCCTGCCCATTCTCTTTCTGGCACTGCTTGCCTTGCACTCAGAAAGGCTTGGAACTAAGGGGGGCACAGTGCCAGCCTCTGCTGGGGGGGACAAGAACCtttcctgcccagccccgcccGTGCtcctgacacagagcagggctgtgtgtgcagctttaaCTGGAGTGTTTctgggcagctgcacagcaggaccctctgccttctctttctcccgGACAGCCTTCCCCTGTCGCAGGACACGGAGCTCTTCTCCCGcgggatgggagggaggagcTCAGCTTTGGGACCCCACgggggagctgctggctccTTTTCTACACCTGAATATCATCGACAGGGCCGGGGAGGGGCTCTTTGTGcctgaaggaagggaaagggagccaGAGGAGGATGATCCACCTTGCTGAGGCTGGGGGAGGACCCCAAGGCTGGGAGGCACCCAGGccatcctgctgggcatcctcctgccagctgggagGATCCAGGGGcgcaggaggcagctctggctgcttccttcgctctctccccctctttctttgctttaggAGCTCGGAGATCCCTTGGATCTGAGGCAGGAACTGAAGGAAATTCGTGGATATGTCAACAAGGTCCAAGATCCAGAAACTCAGCAAGATCATGAGAGATACTGTCTAGCACAGCCTGTTGGTGATTCCCAGGGAAGCCTGGCTGATGGAAGCaataaaattcttccttctgGAGTAGACAGTGTCAGGTGTTTTGATTTGGGCAACAGCTGTGAGGGAGGAAGAtgctgaagctgcagctgaGTTTGATGTAGCTCTCAGTGAACACTCCATGACACAGCCTGAAAACGTGTTTCACCCTGAGGGCACGTGAGCTTTGCTGGGAAGGCCATGGAGAGAACAGTGTGGGAGCTGAGACACGGGGTCAGTGCTGCCAGGCagtggctctgccaggctccaggACAGACCCTGAGGGGAGGGGTGTTCTGCCGTGGCCCGAGGGAAAGGATGGGAGGAAATGGCCTGTACCAGGGCAGGTTGACCTCAGAgattagaaacaattttttccctgcaggagtggtcaggcattggaatgagtgtcccagggaggtggggcagtcactgtctctggaagtgtcccagaggggtctggaagtggcccttggggacatggattggGGGTgattgtggtggtgctggtgaggccaggactggatggtcctgcaGGTCTCTGCCAGCCTTGATGTTTCCAGGACTCTGGGATTGTCCTGACCCAGGGGCAGGTTCTGCCACCTGGCCTTGTGGCACCTCCTGATGTTCTCGTGGTGCCACTTCTCCAGCTTGTCCAGGTGCCTCAGGATGGCCCCGTCCTTCCGTGGTGTCACCTGCCCCGCTCAGCTCCGGTCCCTGCCGACGTGCAGCGGGAGCGCTGGCCCCGCTGTGTGCCATCGACGCAGACCCTGCGGAGCCCGCGGGGCtgaggcacagccctgagggacCCCCCTCATCCCTCATCCATGAAGCCCCTGCCCACACCTCCCCGGCACGGCCATCCGGCCAAaccctctgggctctgccctgcGCAGGTCGGGGTGTCGTgtggaatatttaaatattataagTAGTTGTCATATATGGTATAGATTTCTATCAATATTATATATTGGAGTACATACTatcattattataatatttagtttcttgtattttagttttaaataattttttattttataatgatttattattttttgatgtaacttttatttgttttggagtAATTGTGTgtgccacagtcctgcagggaggtgctgggagcaaGATCTCCCGAAGGGAGATAGACAGAGAGAATGGAGGCTTAAATGGTGGCCCTTTGTGACATCCCAGGTGCCTTCCAGGGCCCTTTGTGACACGGGCCACGGTGATGCCCAGAGCCCCGCCCTGCCCAGGGCTATTTAAGGAGCGCAGAGCCCGGGGGTGCcccagccaggagagcagctcgGCCAGCGTGAAGCAGCTCCCTGGATCCTGCTAGAGCAGAGGACAACGCAGatggagaagcagaagaggaacCCCAAATCCAAGTCCCCcagccccttgcccagctggaTGGAAGACCAGGCACTCAGCGGGCAGTGGGAGGGGGCAGTGGGCGAGTCAGACCTGCCACTGTCCCTGACTGAGGAGGGGACCTTTCTTGACATGGACAAAGACTGGAATGACGACAAGGATCAAGAGCTCTCCCGGTCTGGCGATGTCACCAGAAGCCAAGATGTGACACTCCAAGAGCTCTACCAATGGGAAGAAGAAGTGACAGTCCGAGAACGTTCCCAGCGGAGAGCCAGGAGACAGCGAGAGCTCtaccagagggaagaaaaggtgacagtccGGGAACTCTCCCAGTGGCATGACAGGAGACAACCAGAGCTGCACCAACgggaagaaaaggtgacagtccaGGAGCTGCACCAATGGGAAGAAGGTGGTGTGAGGTACACAGAGGTGACCCAATGGGAAGCAAGTGTGACAGTCCAAGAGCTGTcccatttggaagaaaaaaagccacctcAATGGCTGTCCGAATGGGGAGAAGAACTGAGAGGCCAAGACCAGATCCTGAGGAGAGTTCAGAGACCCAGGGATCTTTCCTCATTGGAGGAAGATGTGAGAGGGACAGAGCTGACCTTGAGGAGAGTTCAGAGACCCAGGGAACTCCCCTCATGGGAAGAAGATGTAAGAGGAAAGgagctgtcccagagcagagatgtAAGAGACCAAGACCCAATCCAAAACTACAGTGCCCAGAAGCTGccccaaagggagagagatgTGAGGGAGAAAAAGCTGTCCCGATGGGGAGCTGATGTTGGTTGTACCACCTGGGACAAAGCTTTacaccctgggaatgctggggacTCCCAGACTTGTCCCCAGGAGgggcccagctctcccagcagtgtgggcacagaggtggcaggagaggcagcccctgagctgcccagctcagctcctgccccgcTGAGTCCCACGGACActgagccagcagctgctgccccagccagagctgctgaggaggagaaggagccccAGGGGCCTCTCagtgctgaggaggaaaaggcagaaggttctccagcctttggagagcaggagccatcagcagggacagagagcgatgtccctgccccacagagcaaTGCTCTGCTTGAGGTGCAGAgactgagccaggagctggaggaacagagagagctggagcagagcagggctgcagagatggtGGGAACAGTTccatcagaaagggaagagagcccagttcctgccccacagagcccctgctccccctccagcccctcgaCTCCTGAGGTGCAAGGCCAAGCCctcagtgggcagcaggaggagacagagggggAGTCACTGCTGGCAGTGCAAGAGACTGAGGAGGGGGCcttggctggggaggggaaagactGGAAGTCTTGCATGGAGGAAGAGCTGTCCCGAGGGGAAGGCGAGACAAACCCAGAGCCGTGCCAAGGGACAGACTACAGTGTCCAGGAGCTGTCCCAAGGGGAAGGTGAGATGggcccagagctgtcccagaggAAAGAGGATGTCACCTGCAATGTCTGTGACAATGCCTTGGGCCCAGTGAACGAGGAGGACGCCCACACTGTTCCCCAGGAGGggtccagctctcccagcagtgtgggcacagaggtggcaggagaggcagcccctgagctgcccagctcagctcctgcaccgCTGAGTCCCACGGACACTACACCGgtccctgtcccacagagcccctcagagggcagccaggccctgctggacgCAAACCAGGACATGTCCAgtgagatcctgagccaggctgagcttgagctcCAGGGATCcagccagcaggaggaggaagagagagagctggaagaaaGCCTGACTGCAGAGTCAGTGAGAACAGTTAGCCCAGAATTGCCACAGACCCCAGTCAATACTCTGGAGAGTATCTCAGATGGCATCCCGGCCCTGATGGAGGCAGAGCGTCAGATCTTCAGTGAGATGCTGGGCAATGCTCTGTTTGAGGTGCAGAgactgagccaggagctggaggaagagagagatgtggagcagagcagggttgcAGAGATGGTGAGAACAGTTccatcagaaagggaagagagcccagtccttgccccacagagcccagtccctgccccacagggcccagttcctgccccacagggccgctcagagggcagccaggccctgctggacttCGCTGAGCTCATCAGcactgagatcctgagccaggctgagcttgagctcCGGAGATCcgtccagcagctgcaggcacagggacacctggagcaAACCATGGCTGCAGAGGTGGTAACAACAGTTCCAgtagaaagggaagagagcccagttcctgccccacagggcccctCAGAGAGGAGCCACGCCCTGCTGGACTTTGCTGATCGCATCAGGactgagatcctgagccaggctgagcgtGAGCTCAGGAGATCCATCCAGCAGCTTCCggcacagagagagctggagcagagcagggctgcagagatggtAACAACAGTTCTAGTAGTTGGGGAGAATAGCCCAGTCTCTGCCCCACAGCGACCctcagagggcagccaggccctgctggacttTGCTGGGCTCATCAGcactgagatcctgagccaggctgagcttgagctcaggagatccatccagcagctgcaggcacagggacacctggagcagagcagggctgcagag
Protein-coding sequences here:
- the LOC139678239 gene encoding trichohyalin-like codes for the protein MEKQKRNPKSKSPSPLPSWMEDQALSGQWEGAVGESDLPLSLTEEGTFLDMDKDWNDDKDQELSRSGDVTRSQDVTLQELYQWEEEVTVRERSQRRARRQRELYQREEKVTVRELSQWHDRRQPELHQREEKVTVQELHQWEEGGVRYTEVTQWEASVTVQELSHLEEKKPPQWLSEWGEELRGQDQILRRVQRPRDLSSLEEDVRGTELTLRRVQRPRELPSWEEDVRGKELSQSRDVRDQDPIQNYSAQKLPQRERDVREKKLSRWGADVGCTTWDKALHPGNAGDSQTCPQEGPSSPSSVGTEVAGEAAPELPSSAPAPLSPTDTEPAAAAPARAAEEEKEPQGPLSAEEEKAEGSPAFGEQEPSAGTESDVPAPQSNALLEVQRLSQELEEQRELEQSRAAEMVGTVPSEREESPVPAPQSPCSPSSPSTPEVQGQALSGQQEETEGESLLAVQETEEGALAGEGKDWKSCMEEELSRGEGETNPEPCQGTDYSVQELSQGEGEMGPELSQRKEDVTCNVCDNALGPVNEEDAHTVPQEGSSSPSSVGTEVAGEAAPELPSSAPAPLSPTDTTPVPVPQSPSEGSQALLDANQDMSSEILSQAELELQGSSQQEEEERELEESLTAESVRTVSPELPQTPVNTLESISDGIPALMEAERQIFSEMLGNALFEVQRLSQELEEERDVEQSRVAEMGRSEGSQALLDFAELISTEILSQAELELRRSVQQLQAQGHLEQTMAAEVVTTVPVEREESPVPAPQGPSERSHALLDFADRIRTEILSQAERELRRSIQQLPAQRELEQSRAAEMSLCSPSSPSAPELRTQILSEQEEDKEAEGESVQALQETQEGAPAGEGIHWTYHVDQEASQWEDEEDQELSQENNTCQQVSQGEDLPEQELFPGQGKADQKLSDWEEYTEEEEPQGEGKSYQEVSDWEENIKQELSQGEGSSSSWEEHGGSVLCRWEDERDRELALQYWQQHVTVHTIEVKPFRRQDECEGNIKEELTQREVSGSQGLSDKEHSKQEEQSEGKGGRSPQVRSSSESFSQEEEESPGHFSSYQDLLSSWEDSPGKEFSHEDSSMGQEFSDWEEHRGSVPSRWEDDSDRELELQDWQQHVTVHTIEVKPFRQEDDEWEELSVLELPQAEERDERLSVPAPRQELGDPLDLRQELKEIRGYVNKVQDPETQQDHERYCLAQPLVQVPQDGPVLPWCHLPRSAPVPADVQRERWPRCVPSTQTLRSPRG